The following coding sequences lie in one Polyodon spathula isolate WHYD16114869_AA chromosome 15, ASM1765450v1, whole genome shotgun sequence genomic window:
- the LOC121328053 gene encoding sperm axonemal maintenance protein CFAP97D1-like: MMHRAYQPVLPCGNKYLQEKWDKTYYDEHRKKVKSAKPMVNTTTPQTYGHLHLKMKKLKLEEERLSTIERDNSMLLEKMSNIMRTRGRIDNKNDYENKSLNREKRQQELLRVTRENHNILERLSSCGPQYSVKRWHEDWQRNEKYMENIARYPRSCDSARHIKNKSRAAGKTNELNKHESQERGGKEGVEGTGNEETKERPENEGKREDGDKPEKGDKHENEDKSESKDKHEDKQEEGDKCENKVNKNASQ; this comes from the exons ATGATGCATCGTGCTTATCAACCAGTACTGCCGTGCGGAAACAAATACCTGCAAGAAAAATGGGACAAAACATATTATGATGAACacagaaaaaag GTGAAGTCAGCAAAACCTATGGTTAACACGACCACTCCACAAACATATGGCCATCTTCatctaaaaatgaaaaagctcaag CTGGAAGAAGAACGTCTCTCTACTATTGAACGTGACAACAGCATGCTGCTGGAGAAGATGTCTAACATTATGAGGACCAGGGGTCGAATTGACAACAAAAATGACTATGAGAATAAAAG CCTGAACAGAGAGAAAAGGCAGCAGGAGCTCCTCCGAGTGACCCGAGAGAACCACAACATCCTGGAGCGGCTCTCGAGCTGCGGGCCTCAATACAGCGTGAAGAGGTGGCATGAGGACTGGCAGAGGAATGAAAAATACATGGAAAACATTGCCCGCTACCCCCGGAGCTGCGACAGTGCACGGCACATCAAG aataaatcCAGAGCAGCTGGGAAAACCAATGAGCTGAACAAGCATGAATCACAAGAAAGAGGAGGTAAAGAGGGAGTAGAAGGCACTGGCAATGAGGAAACCAAAGAGCGACCTGAAAACGAAGGCAAACGTGAAGATGGGGACAAACCTGAAAAAGGGGACAAACATGAGAATGAGGACAAAAGTGAAAGCAAAGATAAACATGAAGACAAACAGGAAGAAGGGGACAAATGTGAAAACAAAGTGAACAAGAATGCATCTCAGTGA